The DNA window gtgtgcctgtctgtgtgtctgtgtgtctgactgtgtgtctgtgtgtctgtgtctgtgtctgtgtctctctctctctctctctctctctctctctctctctctctctctctctctctctgtctctctctctctctgtacttgTGTTGTCTGTGTAATTGTGAGCATACAGACCTCTGACTTCGCTCAAGTCACTTGGAAGACTGGCGTTGTAGTAGGCACGGAAGGCCGAGTTCAGAGGAGCGAACAGTGTGATTGGATTCCCTGAATAATGAAACACAACCATTACATCACATGCTGTCTAGGTATATTTGTTATTATATTAAGGGTCAGAAGCGTTTATGCTTTGTACGTTGATTCTACTTCTACTTAAACcagttaatatatatatatatatcctatGAATCCTTGCCCTGTATGCACGTTTACTACTTGTACTTCTCTGTCAGCCTTTGTTTGTTGTTACCTTTGTTTACAATAGTCTTGCACTGGCTGTTTCGATTTCTATACACCTATTTTGTGCGTCAATCTCGGAGTTTATTATGGTTGATAATGCGTTAGTTGTAGACAATGCGAAAAGTGTGAGGAAGTACTGTCACATCACCACAATCCTGCTGCTGCTCTAAGTCATCCATATCATATCGTGTAGCATGTAACCTTCCCATGCAACAGTTATAAAGCTCACTGGAATAGTGGTTCCAGAAAAgcaatacgatacgatacgatacaatacgatacaatacaatacaatacaatacaatacaatacaatacaatacaatacaatacaatacaatacaatgcaatgcaatgcaatgcaataaaatacaatatttCAATATTTGTTAGCCAATGTGGGTAAACACAGAAAACCACGAATAAgggaatacaatacaatacaatacaatacaatacaatacaatacaatacaatacaatacaatacaatatgatAAAATGTAATGCCTAAGTATGGGTACACACAGAAAACTACGAAAAATGGAACAAGAACAGCAAGCGTTGcccaagggaggcaactcacCCTCCAGTTCCTCTAGGAGATTGGTGACCGCCAGGGCGGCCGTCAGGTCCTCAAACTCCGCGTCATCAGTCAGTACCTGACGTAATATACTGCCCTCTGCGGGCAAGATGACGCCATCAATGACGTGAATGACGCCATTCCGCAACACCTGGTCCCCCAACGTGATGGGAGCTCCGTTCACTGTGTACGTTCGGTTCTTTTGGgacaagaaaaacacacacaaaaacactctaATTAAGAATAACAAATAAAACATTTATATTACAAATGCAGACCACATTGGCCTACTCTGAGAGTGTAACGGCAACCAAGGCACGCTAACAGTTCATAACGCTCGTTGCAGATTTACTGTCACAGACCACACTCGCTCTGAGAAAACTCGGGCGATCGACGCGTATTAATTTAAATCCATCGCAGTTCAAGAGTTATTCGGCACAGAAAACAATCTCTGAACACTGCACCTGACTGGATTTTtagacactgacaccctgacacgTTCGGATTTGGAACGTTATGGCTAAGCTGGTTCCCTCCCccttatgtccgtgtggcaagaatcagacagcagagcacatcctgcaggcttgtccataccacagtgctctgagggacaccatctggcaAGAGGAggcagcgctacaaaagaagatatacggccccagagagggcttggagaggacagcacgtttcgccctgcagtccggactgacgatctaacagcgaacgacaagaagaagaagaaggaacgtTATGGCTGATCTTTTCCGCGATATTTCTTACGTGACGGTTAATGCATACGGATAATTAACCTCCAATACTTGCAACAGTGCAAATACGATGAGCTTGGTGCGCACATGCCGACTTAAATCAGAATTCTAACGGGACACAAAATACAAACCATGACAAACCTGCACATTAACCTGAACACAGAACACGATGTGCGCGTTACCCAGGACACAACCAGGACACAACCACGTAACAGTGGCGCAACCAccatcaacaccaacaacaaaaaggccACCACCTACAGATAATATCACCAACACTAccaccacaaacaacaacaacaatagcatcaacaacaaaaacagcagctgcaacagcaacaacaacaagaacaccaacgccaccaccaccaccatcaccaccaacaacaacatcacaacaccaccaccaccaccaccaccaccacacaaccccccccccaaccccgcaccaccaccaccaccagcagtATACTCACATAGACGTTAAACCTGAGGTTGCCGCCACTGAGGGAGGGCTCTGCGTGATCGTTGGACAtgaagatggagatgaaggcAGAGTTAAGCACGTGCGCCATGAGCACCTTCTGCAGCAGGTTGGGGTCACCTTTGATCTGGTTGAGGACGTCAGGCGCCAGGCGGTTGAACGCCGTGTTGGTTGGGGCGAACAGCGTGAAGATGGCTTGAGGTCGGAATGCATGAAATTAGCAGACAAAGACTCAATAGACAGCAGACAAAGACTCAATAGACAGCAGACAAAGACTCAATAGACAGCAGACAAAGACTCAATAGACAGCAGACAAAGACTCAATAGACAGCAGACAAAGACTCAATAGAcagcagacagatagacaggtctGTAGGCAAGCAGGGGtgaagacggacagacagatggacggacagatagacagacagacaaacagacagacacacagacacagacacacagacagacacacacacacacacacgcgcgcgcacacatacacacacacacacacacacacgcgcgcgcgcacacacaaacacacacacaaacacacacacacacacacacacacacacgcgcgcgcacacacacacacacacacccacccacacacacacacacacacacacacacacacatacacacacacacacgcgcgcccgcgcgtacacacacacacacacatacacacatacacacacacacacacacacacatacacacacacacacacacacacatacccacacacacacacacacacacacacacatacacacacacacacatacacacatacacacacatacacacacacacacatacacacacacacacacacatacacacacacacacacacacacacacacacacatacaaacacacacacgcgcgcccgcgcgtacacacacacacacacacacacacacatacacacacacacacacacacatacacacacacacacacacacacacacatacacacacacacacaaacacacacacacacacacatacacacacacacacacacacacacgcacacacacacacacacacacacacacacacacacctgcaaacGGGGAGGCCTTCACAGTGTTTATACATAACGACAAGGACACCCAAGACACGTACCACCATTAGCCTCCAGGACGATGTCGAGGTGGGAGTCATGGAGCAGGCCGGCAAGGATGGAAAACTCAGGCTTGTCGTTGAGGTACGTCATGATGGTCCTGAAGTCCAGGgaagcccccacccccaccaccaccatcaacagCACCATGcgcatcatcatcataatcagcTGCAGCAACAATTAACAACCTTCAATGCTTCACAGAACACGGCGAAAAAAAGGCAGGGCAGAGAACTGGACTGAATAGAGAGAAAAGGTCTTATCTTTTGTCGGTCACAGCTTGAAGGGTGGTATCTTTTTCAAGGTGCgtgttttatttgtataaatGGAACGATGCCTATGATCAGTTGATTTATTTTCTCTTGAAAATAGGGCGAAATGTCTAAGACTATGACGTCAGCAAGATAGGCTAAAACGGGAACAGGGCGGggctttactttttttttaaagtgcgtGGCCTCCATTTGTGATAAAATGTGAAatgtagtgtatgtgtgtgtgtgtgtgtgtgtgtgtgtgtgtgtgtgtgtgtgtgtgtgtgtgtgtgtgtgtgtgtgtgtgtgtgtgtgtgtgtgtgttagtgtgtgtatatgtgtgtgtgtgtgtgtgtgtgtttgtaagtgtgttagtatgttagtgtgttagtgtgggtatgtctatatatatatatatgtgtgtgtgtgtgtttgtgtgtgtgggtgtgtgtgtgcgagtgtgtgtgtgtgtgtgttagtgggtgtgtgagtgtgtgtgtgtgtgtgtgtgtgtgtgtgtgtgtttgtgtgcgtgcgtgcgtgcgtgcgtgcttaaATTTGTGTGCTTTTTGTATGTGGGTATATATGtgggtatatatatgtgtgtgtatgtgtgtgtgtgtgtgtgtgtgtgtgtgtgtgtgtgtgtgtgtgcgtgtgtgtgtgcgtgtgcgtgtgtgtgtgtgtgtgacagacagacatgcagagagagagagagagagagagagagagagagatagagagagagagagatagagagagagagagagagagagatagagagagagagagagagagagagagagaaagagattaaTAATTTACCACAAATACAGTTACtcaattatttataaataactGATAACCCCCCCCCTGAATTGTAGTTTGTTTGTCCTTTATCAATTTTGTTCTGAATGGATTTTTTCTGGAAAACGATACGAGTTAGCCTGTACAGGATCCGTTTTTGTTCAAACTAAAGCTAACAGTTCTGGTAATAATTAACTAGCCTAAAAAATGTTCGTAACATCTCTTATCGTTTACCTATCTTAAAATTACATAACAGTTAAGCTAGTTAAAAGATAAACCCCACGCCATTTTTTCAAGGAAAACATCAATGAAAATCGCTTTTTTTGGAAATGataattaatttagttttacaaAGACCTGCAGTCAATCGTAGTCAGCCAGTAAGTGCATGGTTTAATACGTAACTCAAAGCTTTTCTATCTAGTCGACCAGACACGCAAAAATCTTCGCGATGCAGCGTTTGACGACTGCAGCTTTGCCAAATAAATGGAACTTATTCGTAAACGGTTTGTCAATATTGACACgaataacacaaactcacaatcACAATCTtgagttttttaattttggaaatttaaaaaaagcatTTTTTGACACAAGTTTGAATGACAGTTTCcttaagcctcattgattgattaataTAAGGTTCGAAGCTGAAAGGCAATCTCATAGTCCGGGACcgcgcttcttcttcttctgcgttcgtgggctgaaactcccacgtacactacgtgttttttgcacgagtggaattttacgtgtatgaccgtttttaccccgccatttaggcagccatacgccgcttttagggggaaagcatgctgggtattttcgtgtttctataacccaccgaactctgacatggactacaggatctttttcccgtgcgcacttggtcttgtgcttgcgtgtacacacgggggtgttcggacaccgcggagagtctgcacacaaagttgactctgagaaatcaatctctcgccgaacgtggggacaaactcacgctgacagcggccaactggatacaaatccagcgcgctaccgactgagctatatccccgcccctcgGGACCGCGCAAAAGGTGCCTTCCCTTCCTGAGGTATCGCTGAGTGTAGAATTATCGACACACGATCAAGAGTTTTATAGTGCGTACCCATTTCCCTTTGCAAACATAAAAGACAAAAGAGAACACTAATCAGGACATCATCTGTATGAAGACAGACGAAATAAAGAAGAGGAATGTTTTCGGCCAATGTAAACGCCTaagcagatctgagatagtaagATAGAAAGAATGTGTCTGTAACTAACGTTATGACAGACACTGGCCTTTCATCATGAAATGATAAGGGTCTGGATCAGACTTTAATGGACAACTCTATTGGAGCCAGACGGTTACACGGTGCGTTACTCAACGCAACGGCTAAGGGCTCGTGCCCGGTCCCGTTCCGTGGACTGGGTCACCCCTGGTGGATTATGGACAGCTTTGGGCGCTTTTCTGTTTCTAGGGGTGTAGGCTACTGCTCTTAACAAAAGTAAAATCTACCCTCGCAACCATCCTGCCACCACTTTTTACACAACCCTTGCTCTTAACAAAAGTAAAATCTACCCTCGCAACCATCCTGCCACCACTTTTTACACAACCCTTGCTCTTAACAAAAGTAAAATCTACCCTCGCAACCATCCTGCCACCACTTTTCACACAACCCTTGCTCTTAACAAAAGTAAAATCTACCCTCGCAACCATACTGCCACCACTTTTTACACAACCCTTGCTCTTAACAAAAGTAAAATCTACCCTCGCAACCATCCTGCCACCACTTTTTACACAACCCTTGCCCTTAACAAAAGTAAAATCTACCCTCGCAATCATCCTGCCACCACTTTTTACACAACCCTTGCTCTTAACAAAAGTAAAATCTACCCTCGCAACCATCCTGCCACCACTTTTCACACAACCCTTGCTCTTAACAAAAGTAAAATCTACCCTCGCAACCATCCTGCCACCACTTTATACACAACCCTTGCTCTTTGCAAACAAGGCAGATTAAagtaaatgaaaatgaaaataatttGCCCTCAAAATAGAAATGAATATGTACGTACATCGAACTAGAAGTCTCCATGTTGAAACAGTCTGTCTGATTAATTTGTATGTGGTATTTtggtcttgtttgtttgcttttgatcGACTGATTTACTGATTGAATGGCTGATTCGTTGattcattgatttatttttagttgatttttttcccatttatttatttgtatcCAGATTGTGTGTGGTGGTGTCATGTTTTGGTTGTAAATTGTAAATGTTTCTTGGATGAACTGTCAAGCTGTCATGCGTCAACAAGCAAAGTTCCATTGCAGAGCATGGAATAGCAATCGCCAGGGGCAGGGTTCAATTGGCACATGAGTAAATACAGTTACACAAACTCCAGGTCCAATGCTGCTGGTCTGGTCTGAACCGATTTCAAGTCGGCATCTTCTGGAACTGCGTCTTACTCGTTCATGATTTTCCTGCGTggtgcttcttctttttcttcgtcgttcactgtcattttgtgatttgtgtgatgcagcgctttttggcacccAGGGGGTCCCGCATCTCCGACTTCGGCCTTGGACGTTGGTCAGGGGTCCCTCCCCTAGACCAATTGCCTTCCTGGGCTGTTGAGCTTGGTCTGCCCGTGGTTCTATTTTGGAGTTTTCCTTCTTCTCTAGAGACTGGTtacctgccagggttgacgagtccagtctacccgttTGGAGGTTGCTGAGATGACCGCTTGTGTCCTTGGGCCTCTGTGCCGTCACACCGGTACTGTCCAGCACACCTCCGTCTTCACCAGAGCCCCGTTAGCCAGCAACCAACCTGTCCGCCAAGGGAGAGCCCTACCAGTATACTTCTCACAATGAAAAATCACCCCCATGTTTTAGGGACAGTGAGATTTCAGCGATTTTCTTCCGACGGCATAGCTTGGTTCTGTTTCACCACCATACCACGATGAGGGGGGGATGGTCTTTATGGTGGCCTGCGTGGTGCAAAGAGCTCAGAGTGACCAGCGCTGGTCGAGACATaccccccacgggttagggggaagaatttacctgatgctcccgaGCATGTCGTAactgaggcgactaacggattctgtttctcctcttacccttgttaagtgtttcttgtatagaatatagtccatttttgtaaagattttagtcaagcagtatgtaagaaatgttaagtcctttgtactggaaacttgcattctcccagtaaggtaatacattgtactacgttgcaagcccctggagcaaatttttgattagtgcttttgtgaacaagaaacaattgacaagtggctctatcccatctcccccctttccccgtcgcgatataaccttcgtggttgaaaacgacgttaatttaaacaccaaataaagaaatggTCGAGACATCGCGCGGTATCGCCTGTTGTCACAAACACCAGGTCTGACACAAGGTCCGACCCACATCGTCAAGTGCAGTACACTCTTTTCTTAGTTGTAGCAGTCGACTTGTCTGAACACAGAGGATAGCCCTGAACAGCAAGATTAATGCAGTACTATTCAACAAACCACGCCATAAAAGCGTACAAGTTAACAATACAATGACACAAATTGCCATTGTTGCCTTCAAGGGCGGCGTCACAGGATATCAACTCTTTGtccaaaaagaagaagagagaaagaaaagaaagagagaaaaggaacagaaaaaacacacaaaaaccaaacaaattCGTAGTCGTCTCAGCTCACCTTTCCTCTGTGTTGCCCTGTCCCAAACACTGAGAGAACTTACtaactttctttttgtgtgtttggctCACGCAGTGCAGATATTGCTTTCCTGCTCAGTCCTATCCTTGGTGTTTGGACAGGTTGTATACCACAGCTGAGAAAAGCGTCGACGTGCAAGATATGATTTGTGATAAAACTGGTGTCTGTGCCAGCATGCCGGGTGCACGTGTCAGACGTCTTGTCACGACCGGGGCTTATCCCCCAAATAAGCTGAGCAGTGGGTTCGGTGTGGTGCGCACGAGAAAGTGCCTGACTGGGTCGGGGTCAGACAAGTTGAAGTCTCAAACGCATCTTAACTTCAACCAATCCGACACAACGCTATAGGTTTTAATCCGTTTTGTCACTTTcccccccaaaaatgcaacACTAAAACATGCAAATAACTTCCTCATGTGTTGACCGAATCATTCTTATATTTGGGGGACATTAACTTCAGCCTATTAATGACCTTTCCACAAAGTGCCAattttgtagatcaaatggTCTGATTTTTgtgtaatttaaaaaaaaaatagggttgcattttttgggggtcaccctgtagttAACACCACCGCTGAGTTGTAGAGCCTGCAGAGCTAGACGGACATTATCCTTATAATCATTAAAAAGGGAAATGCACAAACATAAATCCTTGGCAGCGTTTCACAAACGGGTTACCATGGTGCAGCCGTTGAATAGGCCCTACGAGTTTCATAGTTGATATATTTTGAACAGCTGTAGCCATCTAGCTTTCTGTTTCATGTTCGTGAGTAATAAGGTGACAACAGACGGTGTTCGGGAATAACTCTGTCGACTTTTtagtggttgtgaaagagtaaatgTTCTTGCTTTAATTGAGGCAAATttccccacgtgacattataggccagtcactggcGAGGGTGTGTGTCTCCACAGTCCACACATGATATGGTCACGGAGTACgtgggaaagcttgcctcaataaaagcaagaatattcactctttcacaagcaATACACACTCGGGTTATTTCCAGGATTCGTTTATGAACAAGGTCAGCGCTGGTGAAAGTGCTGCAAGGTCAGCGCTGGTGAAAGTGCTGCAAGGTCAGCGCTGGTGAAAGTGCTGCATGACTATTCCCTTCATGTGAAAAGTACACAATGTATAAACGGGAAGCATATCTTTATGATACTTATACCGTTGTGGTTTGCGCTGCAAAGTTCCTTATTTAACTTAACATTCCATGTTGACAAACGTTTTATTTCTTTCAATTTCTTTTTTACAGAGTGCATCAATGATCCTTTTTCTCTCAACTTTGTGCTAGGAACCTTCTCATATACttttgaatgtttgtttgtttgtgtttgtttgtttgtttgtttgtttgtttataagcGAATGCATGAAATAGACCTGATCTGTCTTTTCTGCAATTGCAAGATAATAACTTTCACGTTTTCACATGCGTATATCATTCAGACAAGATAGTAAATATCTGTGTGTTGAAGTGAAATCAACGTGGTGAGCTTCTCTGCCATTGAATCTGTGACCTCGGGCAATTTCACAGCACAATCACAGTCGTTCTACGCTGACACAAAAGAACCTTCAAAACATCTTTGTACCATGAACGCAGGTCATTCAGTTTCAAATACAAGGTCAATGCAAGAATGGCTACCCGAATGAAATTGGCTGTACGGTCCACTAAACAAGACTGGCCATAATCATTGTGCAGTCCTAATGGTTTCCCCTGCTCTTGGCATGACCGCATAGGGTGGAATCAAACAAGAGAGGTTATTACAGGTAGGTACGAGTTCACCTGTGGAATGATTGTCACCCGAACCCACACAATGGGAGAAAGTTGCGCTCTACCACACCCTTATTCATACAAAAAAAGCGAACAGATCGCACTCttcctaccccccctcccccccctccgcccccactAGCACACCCATCTCCTCATTGACTCACGAGTAGTGTCTTCGAAATGGTACCTCGCAGTCCCCAGTATTACGTGACCCTGTGTTTTCGAAGAGATTTTTGTCATAGTTAGAGGCCACGCTTCCAGTCAGTGCAAAGAATGGCTGTATACttacggagagaaaaaaaaccccagcgGGAACGAATACACTGAATAGGAGCAACGAGCGAGAGACGTTTTGACGCTTTGACACTCTGATGGTTTATCATCATTAGCAGcaggggtcccgggacgcactaggagggtccaaggacccccactgcagtattttagagggtcccaagggtccaaaagccggccgaaaagtcccagtgtacttataaaacattgtggtcacgtatagtgttctgcgaagtgtcgattgcagtctgaaaatggtatctacggtacgcacgataaaggaaatttagtgcgtcctaggacccgctcttttataATCTAGTGCGtcctaggacccgctcttttataATCTAGTGCGTCGATCCAGGGATCCCCTCCatatatttctagtacgtgttttcggcttctattgcgtataggacgcagggacgcgcgctatggggagccctgaccAGAAAAAAACTTTTGAAGTTCTGTGAGATGTTCCTAAAAACGTTGTTGGTCATCGGTTAGGATTACACCGTAAATTCGCGTCGGTACAGATTGGACAGAAAATTCTCTCGACTTCGTAAACCAGCCAAGTGTACTTTCTTGTTCATTCTGTATGGAAACTAGCGGGCGATTCATTACATCAGTACCGACGGTACGCATGATAACGCAACTAtagtgcgtcctgggacccgctctttttaaGTGTAGTGCGTCGCGGGACCCCCTCCGTGAatttcacccacacacacacccacacacacccacacccacacacacccacacacacacacacccacacacacacacacacacacacacacacacacacacacggatgaGTATTTCATTGAATTATTTATTATACTGACAAGGAATCACACACATATGAGGAAAATGTAACGAGCCGATGATACAAAGAGTATATGTATGCATGATCATTACATTTATCACAGTGTTTATAGTCTAGGAAAATACTGGTGCagcacaaacaaaagaaaataagaaacaagtcgcgtaaggcgaaaatacaatatttagtcaagtagctgtcgaactcacagaatgaaactgaacgcaatgccattttactcgtagcatcgtcaggccaccgctcatggcaaaggcagtgaaattgacaagaagagcggggtagtagttgcgctaagaaggatagcacgcttttctgtacctctctttgttttaactttctgagcgtgtttttaatccaaacatatcatatctatatgtttttggaatcaggaaccgacaagaaataagatgaaagtgtttttaaattgatttggacaatttaattttgataataatttttatatatttaattttcagagcttgtttttaatccgaatataacatatttatatgtttttggaatcagcaaatgatggagaataagataaacgtaaatgtggatcgttttataaatttttatttttttttacaattttccgatttttaatgaccaaagtcattaattaatttttaagccaccacgctgaaatgcaataccgaagtccgggcttcgtcgaagattacttgaccaaaatttcaaccaatttggttgaaaaatgagggcgtgacagtgccgcctcaactttcacgaaaagccggatatgacgtcatcaaagacatttataaaaaaaatgaaaaaaacgtatggggatttcatacccaggaactctcatgtcaaatttcataaagatcggtccagtagtttagtctgaatcgctctacacacacacacacacacacgcacacacgcacacacgcacatacaccacgaccctcgtttcgattccccctcgatgttaaaatatttagtcaaaacttgactaaatataaaaacaagtcgcgtaaggcgaaaatacaatatttagtcaagtagctgttgaactcacagaatgaaactgaacgcaacgcaacgcagcaagaccgtatactcgtagcatcgtcactccaccgcccgtggcaaaggcagtgcccgtggaattgacaagaagagcggggtattcgttgcgctgtgctgcatagcacgcttttctgtacctctcttcgttttaactttctgagcgtgtttttaatccaaacatatcatatctatatatttttggaatcaggaaccgacaaggaataagatgaaagtgtttttaaat is part of the Littorina saxatilis isolate snail1 linkage group LG6, US_GU_Lsax_2.0, whole genome shotgun sequence genome and encodes:
- the LOC138969396 gene encoding transforming growth factor-beta-induced protein ig-h3-like (The sequence of the model RefSeq protein was modified relative to this genomic sequence to represent the inferred CDS: added 98 bases not found in genome assembly), translated to MMMMRMVLLMVVVGVGASLDFRTIMTYLNDKPEFSILAGLLHDSHLDIVLEANGAIFTLFAPTNTAFNRLAPDVLNQIKGDPNLLQKVLMAHVLNSAFISIFMSNDHAEPSLSGGNLRFNVYNRTYTVNGAPITLGDQVLRNGVIHVIDGVILPAEGSILRQVLTDDAEFEDLTAALAVTNLLEELEGNPITLFAPLNSAFRAYYNASLPSDLSEVRAMLENHIVNGTYYTQGLPDGTTLTTLSAHTLTFTRTLSGELMVNGQTTDGVIYATNGVIHVMTSVLGPDRR